One stretch of Clupea harengus chromosome 2, Ch_v2.0.2, whole genome shotgun sequence DNA includes these proteins:
- the LOC105900920 gene encoding aryl hydrocarbon receptor-like, producing MYAGRKRRKPVTKTAKPPPTEAVKSNPSKRHRDRLNSELERLASLLPFPEDITTSLDKLSILRLSVSYLRAKNFFSVALKNHTSKNGVTAMVGRQDNGKAARLADGWMLEGELLLQALNGFVLVITADGTIFYTSHTIQDYLGFHQTDVMHQSVFEMVHTEDQQELRRSLHWALNPPSAYPTPQDSPTDGERVGNSLVAPPCNPEQLPPENSSFLERSFVCRFRCLLDNSSGFLALSLQGRLKFLHGQSQQGPNGVKAPPELALFAIATPLQSPSILEIRTKNMIFRTKHKLDFTPMACDAKGKIVLGYTEAELRVRGSGYQFIHAADMLYCAENHVRMIKTGESGLTVFRLLTKDNRWKWVQANARLVYKNGRPDYIIATQRPLLEEEGGEQLRKRSMHLPFTFTTGEATLYHSSHPIPGFGDSHMGSGEGSCNAKKGQADKESKDTLDPGSLLGAMMSQDESVYISQPAVEAKVSLQSQLFGDLKGQHQFAGSIPVSQCSEMFEERWEEMTNGASVLGLPENGKSFDPLLATLDSLSLGGEGPGEGSKDNCSNGELFSALEGLGLSAEDLELLLLDERMIRVEMDPEHVPSLDDLLTGDEILSYIHDSLEHRGDAEGHLASALPLPTPQTVTAQVPESCGAHASSVNTLTQRPPVGQPPIMTLSQQMHQHLSLKQPAMSAFNSWGQQCGHSGVALERHSVSNGYCSAQHVLANIGNVSVQPELQQTFLVNHKTSQLEGGDSQPLHYQQFPLQQQHPQHNQFPQHNQFPQLQPQCHNSHKDSTVSGIQPHFTTKDHWSEFNQTSQGQTLNPGPCLYNGPVPSTCATDSCINYCMVDVPVTVNGGIVRGNGIHQSAMNSISSYQMVNPKGQEQLAQVLSSISNQILGSGQPCRQLSSIESCGLFTSELAQSPAQHKLQNGCLPSATHPGGSAPPGGNGLTVPNGMAPHPETLPSFSDPQTMGFFL from the exons TTGCCCTGAAAAACCACACAAGCAAGAATGGGGTGACAGCCATGGTGGGTAGGCAAGACAATGGCAAAGCAGCAAGATTGGCAGACGGCTGGATGCTTGAAGGTGAACTCCTACTGCAG GCCCTGAATGGCTTCGTCTTGGTCATCACTGCTGATGGAACCATAttttacacctcacacaccattCAGGATTATCTGGGATTCCATCAG ACGGATGTCATGCaccagagtgtgtttgagatggtTCACACGGAGGACCAGCAGGAGCTCAGGCGAAGCCTTCATTGGGCCCTGAACCCTCCCTCAGCCTACCCCACACCTCAGGACTCTCCCACCG ATGGCGAACGAGTCGGCAATTCATTGGTTGCCCCCCCCTGCAATCCGGAGCAGCTGCCCCCTGAGAACTCATCATTCCTTGAAAGGAGCTTTGTGTGTCGCTTCCGATGTCTCTTGGACAACTCCTCTGGCTTCTTA GCTCTTAGTCTTCAGGGAAGGCTCAAATTCCTGCATGGTCAGAGCCAGCAAGGGCCTAACGGAGTTAAGGCTCCACCTGAGCTGGCCCTGTTTGCTATCGCCACACCCCTGCAATCGCCCTCCATCTTGGAGATTCGGACAAAGAACATGATCTTCCGAACCAAGCACAAACTGGACTTTACCCCCATGGCTTGTGATGCAAA GGGCAAGATAGTTTTGGGCTACACGGAAGCGGAGCTCAGGGTTCGTGGTTCCGGCTATCAGTTCATCCATGCAGCAGACATGCTCTACTGTGCAGAGAACCATGTCCGCA TGATAAAGACAGGTGAAAGCGGGCTGACCGTGTTTAGGCTCCTCACAAAGGACAACCGCTGGAAGTGGGTTCAGGCCAACGCTCGCCTAGTGTACAAAAATGGCAGGCCTGATTACATCATCGCCACCCAGAGACCTCTACT ggaggaggagggaggcgaGCAACTGCGGAAGCGATCGATGCACCTgcccttcaccttcaccactGGCGAAGCCACGCTCTACCACAGTAGCCACCCTATACCAGGCTTCGGCGACAGCCATATGGGCAGCGGTGAGGGCAGCTGCAATGCCAAGAAAGGACAGGCCGACAAGGAGTCCAAGGACACCCTGGACCCCGGCTCCTTGCTGGGGGCCATGATGAGCCAGGACGAGTCGGTGTACATAAGCCAGCCGGCCGTCGAGGCCAAGGTGTCCCTCCAGAGCCAACTGTTCGGCGACCTCAAGGGACAGCACCAGTTTGCCGGGAGTATCCCAGTGTCCCAGTGCTCAGAGATGTTTGAGGAGCGCTGGGAGGAGATGACAAACGGGGCCTCTGTGCTGGGGCTGCCCGAGAACGGGAAGAGTTTCGACCCTCTCCTGGCCACCTTGGACTCGCTGTCCTTGGGGGGCGAGGGACCTGGGGAGGGAAGCAAGGACAACTGCTCGAATGGCGAGCTGTTCAGCGCTCTGGAGGGCTTGGGGCTCAGCGCGGAGGACCTGGAGCTGCTTCTGCTGGACGAGCGGATGATCCGCGTGGAGATGGACCCAGAGCACGTGCCCTCTCTCGACGACCTGCTCACCGGCGACGAGATCCTGTCCTACATCCACGACTCCCTGGAGCACAGGGGTGATGCCGAGGGGCATTTGGCCTCCGCCTTGCCGCTCCCAACCCCGCAGACGGTTACAGCCCAGGTGCCTGAATCTTGCGGCGCTCACGCCTCCAGTGTGAACACGCTCACTCAGAGACCACCAGTCGGTCAGCCTCCGATCATGACGCTTTCCCAGCAAATGCATCAGCATCTCAGTTTGAAACAACCTGCTATGTCAGCTTTTAACTCATGGGGACAGCAGTGCGGTCATTCAGGTGTGGCATTGGAAAGACACTCTGTGTCCAATGGATACTGCTCAGCACAGCATGTGCTGGCCAACATAGGTAATGTAAGTGTTCAACCTGAACTCCAACAGACGTTTTTAGTAAACCACAAGACCTCACAGCTGGAGGGGGGTGACAGCCAACCTCTCCACTACCAGCAGTTCCCCTTGCAGCAACAGCACCCCCAGCACAACCAGTTCCCTCAGCACAACCAGTTCCCTCAGCTTCAACCTCAGTGCCACAACAGCCATAAGGATAGTACTGTTAGCGGAATACAGCCACATTTTACCACCAAAGACCACTGGTCGGAGTTCAACCAGACCAGCCAAGGGCAGACGCTGAACCCTGGCCCCTGCCTCTATAACGGACCTGTTCCATCAACCTGCGCTACGGACTCCTGTATTAATTACTGCATGGTGGATGTTCCCGTCACAGTCAATGGAGGCATAGTAAGGGGGAACGGGATTCATCAGAGTGCAATGAATTCCATTTCGTCTTACCAGATGGTCAATCCAAAGGGTCAGGAGCAACTAGCCCAGGTTTTGTCCAGTATCTCAAATCAGATCCTGGGTTCAGGTCAGCCCTGTAGACAACTGTCCTCAATCGAGTCCTGTGGACTGTTTACCTCAGAGCTTGCTCAAAGTCCAGCACAGCACAAG TTGCAGAATGGCTGCCTACCCAGCGCCACCCATCCAGGAGGCAGCGCCCCGCCCGGTGGGAATGGACTGACGGTGCCCAACGGCATGGCGCCGCATCCAGAGACATTGCCCAGTTTTAGCGACCCACAGACAATGGGGTTCTTCCTCTGA